Genomic segment of Cytobacillus suaedae:
AAGGCTCTCGTTTTTGTGCGAACTGTGGCACGAAGCTGGATCTAGATAACGACCTTAATCATTTAGAAGACGTTGAAAGTCAGACAGAATCTAGAGAAGAAAGACGAAATCAATCTACAAAAAACCTTGTGATGCTGTTAATTCCAACGATTAGCTTGTTTCTAGTAGGCGGCGGTGTGTATGGGTATTATACCCATGAAAGCAACCTGAATGAGAATGTTATGTCGCTTAAGGCTTCAGCAGAAAGGTATGCAATTGATGGAGACTACGATCAAGCGGTTAAAGAGCTAGACAAGGCAATTGAACTACGCCCTTCTTATGGAATTTTAAAGGATGCTAAAGACGTAGTGATGAAGGCGGATGAATATTCGGAGAGACTGGATGAGGTTTCTTTACTTATAAAAAGGAAAAAGTGGAATGAAGCTTCTCAAAAGATTGCTCTATTAGATCGTGATTTAGCAAAGGAGCAAGGACCTTTATTTGAAGTGATTAGCAAGCGAGTGAAGGAAAAAGATGTGACTGCAACCGTAGGTAAAATTAAGCTTGAGATTGATCAATTAGACACTGTAGAGGACCTAATTAGTAAACTATCAGTCTTAACTTCACTAACATCGGAGGAAGCGAAAGCCACTCAACAGCAAATTGTGAAGAAAATCGTTCAGTTAACAATTAAAGATGCAGAAGTGCAGTTAACAAATAAGGAATTTTCAAAAGCGATTGCAACGATTGATAAGGCCTTAAACTATTCTAAAGACCATAATGAATTGGTTGCTTTTAAAGAAAGAATAGAAAGAGAACGCTTTAAGTTTGAGGAAGCGGAACAACTTAGACTAGAAAAGGCTATGGAGGCAGCAGAGAAAGAAGACCTAGTCAATCGAACAGCTGCAGTTGAAGTGCTTAAGCTTGAATCTAAAGTTGATGAATTTGGTGATTTATATATAACCGGTGAGGTTAAAAATTTAGCTACAACCAGTATTTACGGAATCACAATCTTTTATAAAATCTATGATGGCATGGGAAATTTGTATGATGAAGGAAGTCGTACGGTTTATCCTTACACATTAAACCCTGGAGAAAATGGATTTTTTGAAGATATTCACTATGGAATTAATAAAGACGTGTCTGTAGAAGTAGATAACATTAGTTGGTATCTGGAATAGCAGACAAAAGCTAGTCTTTAGAATGTAGGAGAAGGTGAAAAGAGTGAAGGGGAAATGGATTGTAAGTCTAGTCACTTCAGTGATCATTTGGGGAGCAGGGATTTTTGCTTTTTTAACGATACAAGACTCTATCCCACAAAAGCTTACAGCGTCTTCTCAACTTATTGTTAATAAAGGTAATAGTAATAAGGAAGATAGCGGTAAGCGTGAATTAAAAGAGATTATTTATGATTCTCAAAAACTCGTTGTAAAAGTAGAACTAGAAGACGGTTCGATTGGATCTGGATTTTTATACAATAATAAGGGTGATGTGATTACAAATGCCCACGTGGCAGCAAATGCCACCAATGTACGGATTACAACCGCAGATTCAAAGGGATATGAGGGTGCGGTCATTGGAATTAGTAGTGAAACTGACATTGCCTTGATTCGAGTACCAGGTCTTGCAGGAATTGAGCCACTTCCAATTGCCAAAGAACGTAAAGCTGAAATTGGTGATGAAGTGTTAGCTCTTGGAACCCCACTAGGCTTTCAAAATACAGTTACTACTGGAATAATTAGTGGTGTAGATCGAGACTTAGATATTGAACCTTTTCATTATGAGGATGTTTACCAAATCTCAGCTCCAATTGCTCGTGGAAACAGTGGTGGCCCTTTGATTGACCGTAAAACAGGTGAAGTGATTGGAATTAATTCTGCAGGAATTATTGAAGGAGTGATTGGATTCAGC
This window contains:
- a CDS encoding zinc-ribbon domain-containing protein produces the protein MYCHECGSKLVEGSRFCANCGTKLDLDNDLNHLEDVESQTESREERRNQSTKNLVMLLIPTISLFLVGGGVYGYYTHESNLNENVMSLKASAERYAIDGDYDQAVKELDKAIELRPSYGILKDAKDVVMKADEYSERLDEVSLLIKRKKWNEASQKIALLDRDLAKEQGPLFEVISKRVKEKDVTATVGKIKLEIDQLDTVEDLISKLSVLTSLTSEEAKATQQQIVKKIVQLTIKDAEVQLTNKEFSKAIATIDKALNYSKDHNELVAFKERIERERFKFEEAEQLRLEKAMEAAEKEDLVNRTAAVEVLKLESKVDEFGDLYITGEVKNLATTSIYGITIFYKIYDGMGNLYDEGSRTVYPYTLNPGENGFFEDIHYGINKDVSVEVDNISWYLE
- a CDS encoding trypsin-like peptidase domain-containing protein, which produces MKGKWIVSLVTSVIIWGAGIFAFLTIQDSIPQKLTASSQLIVNKGNSNKEDSGKRELKEIIYDSQKLVVKVELEDGSIGSGFLYNNKGDVITNAHVAANATNVRITTADSKGYEGAVIGISSETDIALIRVPGLAGIEPLPIAKERKAEIGDEVLALGTPLGFQNTVTTGIISGVDRDLDIEPFHYEDVYQISAPIARGNSGGPLIDRKTGEVIGINSAGIIEGVIGFSIPISSIIGMIDEWSENPMAELPSIDLGIEGMAVEEISDEDIAGYVVTYFYESINYGDYLTAYAALGSKWQTETSYEDFRTGYINTLAVQIDELTSTQSDNNLTVTVLITADERVNGEIIQQAYRVDYEVGYENDQLKILSGQGEKLVEEEE